agcaagttggaaaccatcccaaatctagggtaagggtttttactcaatatttggatttttgatagttgaaaaaagtgttatacgcttagaaatactaaactttaatattgAGAGTtctcatttccaggggtgttgaattggaacgttggaaatcatccttaagttgaggtaaggctttttaagccaaatttgacttaacggtagttataagaagtgttatgcacatagaaatattgaagtgtaatactgggagttttcattttcagggtgttgagttaggaaccctgcgggtgcagggcaGTTTTATTAGAAGCTTTCCAAGAATCAgctaaggggataaactaagctagttcatTTTGAGAACAcgcatgtatgtatatatatatatatatatataaatgtattatttggtttcaggaaaataaatataattatatgtatgatttatgttttggaaaatattgttaaaatgatggtattttgaatatgtgaaaaacctattcatgtggcatgagtataaatgttatgaaatactactTTCTGAGAAtgtgaatgatatggattttatgatggaaaaatcggcgtacgggccgagattttttatgatatgtttgccggtgtacgggccgtgttatgtgatgtgatttgccagcgtacgggttgtgcaaTGTTTGCCGGCtcacgggctgtgctatgtgactgtgattttcTAGCGCACGGACTAtgctatgttttgccggcgtacgagttgagctatgataaaatgtgtaataccggcgtacgggccgatgattttcaagatacacgtatatatgcaaaatgatatgattgatgtgagaataaattatatgaaatatctatgtatcacagttttagtatatgctatatgatatcagaacttggttggtttggtctaggctagcacttgcatggcaccgttgctatatgtccatggtcttcatgatcatgatatttgtgttaacgccactgtacggagtggtgtgagattagatggtcaatgtggttattaaagaagtgtgctgtgatcgcccctagtgtacagaccaggtctggcagactcatcggacctacagactactgtttgacgaaataatgccttcgtcgacgaggccctatagtcttctcatcaacgagacgagaaattcgtcgacgaattctgaaATTCCCAATTtctgaaactcctcggcttctcctcatcgacgagtctctaaatttcgttgacaagaaggacaaagacttcattgacgaaatctggcttcgtcgatgaggcctactctttaccaaaatgtccctctcttcaAATAAACcattatcacagttcgggttcttacattccGCGTGGGTTATGTGTGGTGTCATGGTATGTGTGGGTGCATAGCATATGTGTGTGTGAATGATGCATGATGCATGCATAAGCATGAACGCTTGGATGTGTGAACATGCATGTATGACACATGAatgggcatgcatatgcatgcatgcatgaatgaataaTGGGATGATGTAATGCgtgaatgtatgtatgtaagaATGCACGGATAAGGATGAACATGCATGTGTGGTGTGCTAATGGGCATggatatgcatgcatgcatgaatgaatagCGACATGATGTAATGCATGAATATATGTATGCATGGATAAGAATGAACATGCACATATGACATGTGAATGGGCATGCATCCATGAATGAATAATGACCTAGATAATGACATAATGCAATATGTGTATGCATGTACATGGGTGTTAGTAAGCATGCACAAATGAATACGCACGTGCATGGGTGTTGATATGTATGAATCGGGAGATCAGTAGATTAGgggatttggaggattttcctccgggaTTTACTACATAAGTATTTTGGATAGTATCTAAGCCTTATGTACACATAAGGTTTGAATATATactatattttgtaacccttgatgtaaggtTTAACAATTGATAGTTAAAAAATTAGTTGTTGCTCCCTTGGAAGTAGGCACATTGCCAAATCaggtaaattcttgtgtctttgattatttttatttcctttatccTTTGTGATTGATGGcttttttatgtatttttcatcGTTTGTTGCTACATTACTTGTTCCGATTCAATTTGTGTTTTCACTGCACATTGGTGTATActctttgcacaacaaattggtatcatagTTATTGGTTGCAATGGTTGGGATTTCTTTGGTGAAGTTCGATATTATTAAGTTCAATGGAATGGGAAATTTCATACTTTGGCAGAGGAAAGTTAAGGATTTCTTGGTGCAATAAGGTATGGTAAAGGCTTTATATTGAAAACAGTCAAAAGACATGGATGATATAAGTTGAAAGGAGTTGGAAGCCAAGGTTGTGGCTACTATCAGGTTATGTTTAGTCAAtgatgtgatgtatcacgtcatggataaggAGTCACCGGCGAAAGTTTGGCTAAAATTGGAGAACCGGTATATGTCCAATTCTTTGACGAACAAGCTGTATCTTAAGCAGAAACTTGACATGCTTAAGATGGTAGATGATTCGGatatgaatcaacacatcaatgtattcaattaGATCATCAGCAATTTAAagtgggttgatgtgaaattcaaGGACAaagacaaagcattgatgctactgaattccctacctacgtctcctaTGTGTGAGAATCTAGTTACGACTCTAACATGGGGGAAAAAActctggagttggaggatatcatgagTGCCCTATTGagtttccatcaaaggaagaaagttAGCGATGAAAATACTCAAGGTGAAGGGCTCATGGTGAAAGGTAATTAGGATCGTGAGAGGAGCAAGTTTCGAGGTGGATCAACTAACCATAAGGCTCGGTCCAATTCCAAGAAGAGGAGGGACGTGCAGTGTTTTAACCTTAGTGCACATTCTTGAACAACCTAAATTGCGCATTTGTTTCGTATGTGAATCAAGAAATAGAGGAACTCCCACAGAACTAGCTACATAGCTCAATCGAAGAAGGGTCCAATATATTgatggaattttgaaaaattttacccATATAGGCCATCTATCTTTGGCAATTTTCTCCTTTTCTGCCATTGAAGACCAATTGTCCAAGAATATTGGTGTATTACCTATAAACCATTGGTTATTATCTAGAATCCATTCCTTATCAAAGGAGTTCTCGAACTTGAACAAAAAACCTCCATTTGCAAGTGAAAAGATATCAATCACTCCTActttttttccatattttcttaACTATGTTCTTGACATAGGAATAAACAGGGGGTTTCCCAATAAATATGCCAATTAGAGGTTCACTCCGTTTTTCAATTCCTATTTTGAAGACTTCTTCTGGAGGACAAACTCTAATTCTCACATTAGAATTGATAGGTTTATAGTATTGAATTTCATTATTCCCCAATTTTTCAAATGAGCTACTCCATAAGATTTTACCTGAATCTTTACtttcttgtgattttttttaTCTCCCGCAGGTTGATTCTAACAAAATTGCTCATATCCTCGATTGAATTTCCCAAGGCTGGTTCCATTTCTACAGTTGTGCCTCTTTCTTACAGTTTCTGTACCTTCCGTAAATTCATACCAGGAAGTATGCAAATTTCTTTAGTCAATTTTCAAAATCTTGCAACAACCCAATCACAAATTCAAGATTGAAACAAGTTTAGAGGCGCATTTTAGCAAAGCATGCGCCAAGAGAATGTTTTACAATTTATCAAATTCAAACTTGATTATCTCAATTAGGGGGAAAAATAACAATAGTATAGATCTAGGGTGGACGACAATATTTTCATTCCACAATTTACTGCTGCATGAGTAAGTCCAAAAGATTCATTTAGGTTGGAGTtctgaatttttttaaaacattaaaaataattataaaaaaaacacacacacacacacataatataAATCTATATAGATTGATTCAACTTTCCAAGTCTATGTTTTTACTTTGTAATTTTTGACAATGTTTTTAGAAAACAATGTTGTAACTTCTAGGACTTCACTGACTGGGATTGATGGAAGAGGGGGGTGGGGACCAATTAACTTAAGTTTTGGGTCAAATGGaaccaaaatttcaaattttggttgTAGCTGCTCCTGTATTCACTATAATATTAATTGTAGCCAGTCCACGATTTAAATTAAAGCTAGGTCAACAAGTCACATAATATTCAAGGTGGACTGCTTGTTGCTTCTTGCCATTAATTCAATCTTCCCCGGTAGAACGTgaagaaattattaaaaaatatttatgtctGGACACAAAGCTTTCACCTAGGTCTATACAACAGGTCATAGTAGGTGTATAACACATAAGTCTTGTATGAAAAGTATTTCACATCTCAAATTCGTCATGCACAAATCACTCGACCATACTTTTACTTCGCGCTTAAGCTGCCCCTCTAGAACATGACCAATCCCAACCCAAAATCTATAGGTTTAATTTCATGGTCGGTTCTTCACAATATAAGGTTCTAgacgaatgatttaatcaagaacccttaatattttgtttaatttttatttttatttaaaattaatttttctaactttttgagatgcaaaatcactaatcaatgttatctttatcactattattattattattattattattattctatctctggaattgattgctcgtttTTTGAAggattttcattttactcatttatattttgtttagaattaaaaataaatttatcaagagctcccttttgagatgacactaattcttctatttttttttttcttcgtttttcatatctggattcatattttctcgttgacataattaaatttcaagattaacactaattataaattgacaaattatgtaaacaaataaaaataaatataataaatctatagaaataatagattgaaacaatataacttgattattattattattacaaatcgatcggcgagtaagactttagagatatcggattcttaccGGATACAACGTACTAACCTCAAAGCtttcaaaatttaagaaaaaatagaaaaaaaaaatcagagtaaaaaataatagaaaaataatgcacaaacactgAAATCAAAATaagggttgatgaaaattacagaaaATTGGAGGCCCAAAGATGATGAACACTAGAGTCGGAGCAAAAATTATAGAGAGaccgagagatgagagtgagagagtgtgagagatggaaaaaattttttagagagactaagagaaagagatgagagtaatagataattaaaaatataataaagttgttagttgtgAAGTCAatgagacttaaaaaaaaaaaaaaaattaaattacatttattttatgttttaaaatacaatttcatttatttggtAGATGGGAAGTCAATGTATGAGAAaatagcataataaataatgttaacattatttaatttaaaaaaaattgagggcccaaaaatatattatcatattaaaaaaaaaattgggacaCTCAAAATTTTTGGGACCCTAGGCGAACACCTCAACCGCCTAATGGTTAGGCCGGCCATGTTTAATATCAAAGTAAACGAGTCAtcaatttaaattttagattCACTCTCACTTTTttggtaaaataatatataatgaaGCCCTGTCGAAttggctcaagtggtaaggacGATTTGTGACTTCGGTGATCCCAAGGTCACGAGTTTAATTTTCCCTTGAGAGTTTACTCCGAAAAATTATCAAGGGTGCGTTAATGGACAGACGACTTTCATCCTCCGAATTTGATGTCCGCATCATAATGTCCAAAGTGGCGCGATGGTAGTCGAAGTTCccgaattattaaatttttttttcttaaatttataaaaatctaaaatttaagTTGCAAACTCTTAGCACTACCTTACAGTTTTTGAAGATGATATTGCTCCCTTGCCGGGGTGTGTGTACGTGTGtgtcttttcttctctttttttctaTTTGGATGATTAGGTTTGAACTTtatacaagagatggagaagagtcTGCAAAATTTAAAATTACACATGGAGCCCTCGTTATTTACTGTTTAAATGAATTTGAAATTTCTGCCAAAAGAAACTGGAAAGCACTTATTAATGTGAACTATTTAATTAAGTCAACAGGCACATACAGCCAAGCTACTTCATTGATGGCAACTTCAAGCTAGTTCACTGTGGGAAGCACATGCACGCAAAGCAGCCAAGACAAAGGCGATCATGAAGAGTATGCAGGTCACCCTTTTAATGTTTTTGATGAGTTCTCCAACAATTGTCAAACCTGCTTAAAGCTACAAGAAAGCAGATCTCACCTAGactttttagggtttggggtactCCCTCAGTTATTGATTCACTAATTAGAACTTATATAGAAGTTTAATTTACTATATATGATCATTCATTTGTAATcaccaatttttattttttgaaattttaattattagCAACGATTGTCTACTACTAGCGACGGATCAAATCATTACTATTAAATTATTAGTAgtaacaattttaaaaattatcgtTAATAACCAATTGAGACGGTCAATATAGTGACCAATGTTGAATTGTCAAAAAACCTGACTATTATGTTGAAGTGACGGTTGAAagttttagtgacaaatttttttttttttttttttttttttggttgctaAAATGCACTCCTAAATCTTCACACTCTTTAACTTCTCTTTGACACACAACTTAGATGGGataataaccttttttttttaaatttgggCTTTCTTGCTAGAGGGTCCATCACATGTAAGCTCTTTTGTTTGTTTGGGGAAAGTGAACTTTGTGAAATGCAATTTAGGAGCAATGCCACACTACAAAGATTTTAGAAATCGTAATTTCACTTtggaaagaaatgaaaaagaaTGGTCGGCTCGTATACGTGAATGAAATAGCTAAAACCTACCCAGTtccttgaaatttgaaaatatataaaataataataataagacataaAGAACTTAAATGATATTTTGACACACCCAGAAATTTTGTTTTCATAACGCATATTTTTTAGTATAAAAGGTTAGGTTATAACTTCTCGTAACTCTATGCCTCATTTGTGATCATATTTTCCTAATTGAAAGGCGATAGATAGGTAGACCCCTTACTAAATTCTTGGAATCcaacattaaaaattaaattgacaCCTCAATAGGAACCATGGCAGGAGTATCCAGTTAAATAGTTACGAGACCATTTTTACATATACCAATATGTTAATGGAAAGGGTCACTCATCACTGTCGTACCATTTAGGAATACTGAGCACAGACTGTCCCACAGGCCCCCAGCAAATGAAGCGGCGGACTTGAGTCGGGGCCGCCGGGTCCAGTAGTTGCCAGGATTGCACACTGCCCCCCATTACGTGGCACAACATGTGTACTCTACTATTAGGTGGCAAAATGGGCGAAGGATTGTAAAAGGTTCGGGATTAAATAAGTTCGGATTTGAATTGTTCCGTTTATTAACGATTGATTGTTACATAAATtaaaaatcattcattttataaacGAGTCATTTgtttaaaatatatacataatttatttattttaaaaaaatttaaatatttcatattaaatgacattaaaaaaacattctattttatttttaaataggtTATAAACGGGTCACCTAGTGGGTAGCCTAACTTGAACCTGCCCAACCCGTTTAATAAATGAATTAGATATGCATTGATCCGTTTGTAAGAGGGTCAGCTTGTATTAAATCCAAATCCAATTTAAACGGAAGAGTCACAAGTCACCCGTCATCGGGTTTCGACTCGTTTTGTTACCCCTACtcttctatttattattattattatttgttgaaaAACAGCACCTTAAATTTATACGTGCACACAaaaaaagtaaatataaaaaattaaaaaaagaacaACTACTTTATGTAATTTGGTAGTATACTTATGTTTGGGAATCCCTACataattttcactattattaAACGAAAACTGCCGTAAATTTTCAACCATCGATTATAACATGTATGTATAGTtgcatatgaaaattttaaaatactctcATATGATAATACAATTTCAGTATGTCCGGACTCAAAAGTATTGTAGATAACTCCTCTAAATATGAATCATAActttatatattcattttttaagTGATGATATAAGTATTAAATTAGATAAAttgtgttcaaaaataaatatcacaattcacacgcgcgcgcgcgcgcacacacacacatatatatatatatatatatatatatattttgcatatGATGTAATAGTCTCATACACGCATAAAATCACGATTAAGctaaaattattgaatttaaaatgttaattataggaatatattatttatttttgtttagaaTGTATGGATTAtgctaaaattattaaaatataatttatggtactttcaatttaataaatatatttgtgtatcaaaTTTGAGTAGTtagtttaataaaatatttttaattacagtaaatttttttaaaaaaataacattatattttatagaaatttaaaaaataataataattttaaactaAACATAGAAAAattgtatatttaatttataaataattgtaaatttattttaaatatatatatattttatagtttaaaaatatagatcaatatttgtattaaattaatctacatattttaataatatatggATCAAAATAAATGGACTATAAAATGTGTCAAAAGTCATCCTAGATTGTTAACAAAAATTAActcaaaattaaaaaagaattaaagcaTTTCTTTGAATACGTACTGTACTGTAATTTTATTTATAAGTGAGGAGCTTAAAAGCCAGGATGAATGCTAACCGCAAGAGTCCTTATTGTCTGCAGGTGGCAGTACAGATCTTTCTTTTCATTCGTCTGTTTTagtttttttggttttgttttatGGTGAGGTAAGCTATGATTCAAACGAATCAAACCCCTGCACGTATACCAATCAGTAGAAGACTACTGTGCTACAATATACTACACCTTCTGCAGTCTTCACTAATTGCAAGGTGCATGGCTATATATGGGTCGAGGCTTTCGTTGCCCACCTAGCTCTGTATTTGAaactacagagagagagagagagagagagagagagagagagagagagagagatggggagGAGTCCATGCTGCTCCAAGGAAGGAGTCAATAGGGGAGCTTGGACTGCTTTGGAAGATAAACTGCTGACAAATTACATTAAAACTCATGGCGAAGGCAAATGGAGAAACCTCCCCAAGAGAGCTGGTACGCATACACCTAGCTATAGGCTATGGCTTTCATGATTTCGTCTCCTCTGTTTTCACTCTGTTTTCAGTATGCAAAAACTATCAAACGATAAATGCTGCCTAGCTctgtttttttctttattgtttgTTTGTGTGTTTTTTTCACTCAATTAGCATTAAGTTCTGTAGCGGTTCAGTCCAAAACTGACCTAGTACAAGTTAGTATTACGGTTTCTTTCCAATGCAGGTCTGAATAGATGTGGGAAGAGTTGTAGACTGAGATGGCTAAACTATCTTAGACCTGACATCAAGAGGGGCAACATATCTCATGATGAAGAAGACCTCATCATCAGACTCCACAAGCTCCTTGGCAACAGGTAGATTCTTATTCTATGTTTGGTACACTTGAATGTTATGAATTGCGAATAGAATGGGATCAAAAATTGTACGGCGAATTTGTAAGCCTGGAAAGATCACTAATTCTATTCCATTCTTGCCTACCAAAGGAATCTTTAATTCTCTCTCTTAATGGATGGATGCATGCATGCAGGTGGTCGCTAATAGCCGGGAGGCTTCCAGGGCGAACAGACAATGAAATCAAGAACTACTGGAACACTACTTTGGGAAAGAAAGCAGGTGCTGCGTCACCTTCATCCAAACACAGGCCCACTCCCAAATCCCAACCCAAAAGCCACCCCAAAGAGCCAAGCGCCCCCCGGCAGCCACCGGCGGCAGCTTCTCCGCCGCCACCGCCGCTGCCACGAGTAATCCGAACCAAGCCCACAAGGTGCACCAAAGTCCTAGTTCCTCCACCACCACTCCTCCCACAACACCCAGATCATGATCATGACCATCGTGAAGACAACCATAACCCTGCAACTTTACATAACTCAGCTGCCATGGATTCAACGGAAGAATTAGAAGAACTTCATCAATTGGCTCATCATCAAGTGTGCTTCAATGATCAGATGGATGAGTATGGGAAGGAAGATCTTCATGTGATGTATTGCTGTGACTCAAATTTCTCGATCAATTTTGACCATGGTAATGATGACCATCAAGCCACATTAATGGGTAGTACTGAAGATGACAAGGGGGACCCTAGTGGG
This genomic stretch from Malania oleifera isolate guangnan ecotype guangnan chromosome 3, ASM2987363v1, whole genome shotgun sequence harbors:
- the LOC131152242 gene encoding transcription factor MYB123-like encodes the protein MGRSPCCSKEGVNRGAWTALEDKLLTNYIKTHGEGKWRNLPKRAGLNRCGKSCRLRWLNYLRPDIKRGNISHDEEDLIIRLHKLLGNRWSLIAGRLPGRTDNEIKNYWNTTLGKKAGAASPSSKHRPTPKSQPKSHPKEPSAPRQPPAAASPPPPPLPRVIRTKPTRCTKVLVPPPPLLPQHPDHDHDHREDNHNPATLHNSAAMDSTEELEELHQLAHHQVCFNDQMDEYGKEDLHVMYCCDSNFSINFDHGNDDHQATLMGSTEDDKGDPSGCNDLAMGSHGHSLTLEEDWITNLCNEDNADLDLGSLAFVLDSEEWP